In the genome of Helicovermis profundi, the window CTTAGCCATAGCAATAAACATCTTTCTTAGGTTTTCAGCTTGTTGTTCTTCTTTTGATTCATAATTTATTTTACCGAGTTTTGTAACGCCATCAACCATATTTGCTACATCTTCACCAAATTCATCTTTAATATCTTTATAAATATACTTAGTATCTTCTACAACGTCGTGAAGTAGTCCAGATATAATTGTATCTTCATCTAGTTCAAGTTCTGCGAGAATTAGCGAAACATGAACTGGATGAATAAAATATTTCTCTCCAGATTTGCGCAATTGTCCTCTATGAGCTTCTTCTGCAAAAGTATATGCCCTAACAATTTTCTCTATATTTAACGAAGAATTCAATTGTTGCAATTTTAAAACATATGATTCTAAATTCATAATTAACACCCTCTGTATTAAAAAATGGTTACACTAAAGTGTAACCATTACATAAATTAAATTTTATACACATTATATATCATTTATGAACTAATAACAACTTTAGATTAATAATAATATACTTAATATTTAATAAGCGACTTAATATTATAATCTCCAATTAAATCTCTTGCGTTTAAAAATGAAAGCTCCATAATAAATACCATTCCAACAACTTCAGCTCCCATACTTTCAATTAATTTTACAATTGCATTTACAGTTCCGCCAGTTGCAAGCAAGTCATCTGCAATAAGAACTTTTTGACCCTTTTTAATTGCATCTTTATGAATCTCTAGCTTATCTACACCATATTCAAGTTCATACTCTATAGAAACCGTTTCAGATGGAAGTTTACCAGGTTTTCTTATTGGAACAAATGATTTTGAAAGAGCATATGACATAGGGGCTGCAACTATAAATCCTCTAGCTTCTGGGCCTACTATAACATCAAAATCGAATTCTGAAACATTTTCAACACACATATCAATCGTCTTTTTAAACACTTCACCATTGTTAAGTAAAGTTGTAATATCTTTAAAACCAATTCCTTCTTTAGGAAAATCTTGTACTTCTCTAATATAATTCTTCAAATCCATAATAACCACCCTTATTTATATTCGTCCAAAAACTATTCTATCAAAAATTATAAAATAATCAAATACCAAATAATTAAATATATTTGTTTTTTTTAAGTATATCTATCACAGCAAAACTGTAATTTTGCACAGACTTATATGAAGCTGACGCAGTAATATCAATTTTTTTATTATTAATTGTTTTCTCGCAGTAATATTCATTGTCAGTGATATCATAAATAATCAAATTATTCATTTTTAAAATATATAAAGCTATTTTTACTTGATATGGCAATATACCACTGAACTTATTTTTAATTAAGCTAATTTTACCATTTTTTATTGCAAATCTATATACAATAGCAATCTGATCTCTATTTGGAAGTAAATTTCTTGCAAAAAACAAAAACTCTGAAATCGAAACCAGTTTTTTATTGAAAATATTAACTATATATTCTTCTAATTCAGTAAAATCAGTATCTTCTAATGTATTTATTATTTTAATAATATATTCATTAAAGAAGTAATCAGATTTTGAAAATTCTAGTTTTTCATTCATTTTTATATCTTTAAGAATAAATTGTATAGTTTCAACACCTCTAAAATTATTTCTTTCCATGCTAAAAGCAAGATTAACAGACTGATTAGTTCTAAGTAGTTCAGCTTTTTCAGCCATTGAAAATCCAAGCGAATCATACACTCGCTTTTCATCATGAACTGTAATTTTTAAATGGTTTTTTTCTTTTCCAATGCATTTAAATTGATCAATATTTAAATTATTATATATGAAAATTGGTTTTGAATTTCCCATTCCAAACGGTTCAAGCAATTCAAGTTCGTCTAACACTTTATAGTTAATATCTTTTGATAATAAAGACATATCATATTTGATTTTGGGAATTATATCTGTTTCTTTCATCTCTAAATCAGCAAAATTGTTAACTCCTATTCTAAGCTTTTCATAATTTATACTTTCCATGCTTAGACCTGCTGCTTGTTTATGGCCGCCAAATTTAAGAAATAACTCCTTAACTGAATCTAAAGCAGAAAATAAATCAAAGTCACCTACACTTCTTGCTGAACCTTTTAAAATTCCATTTTCTTCATTCAAAATTATTGAAGGTTTATAATATTTCTCTGAAATCTTAGAACTAACAATCCCTACAATTCCAGTATGCCAATTTTCACCCTTAACAACAAGAATTTTTTCGTTTATAGGATCTAAATTTTCATCAATATATTTAAGTGCTTCTTCTACTATTAACTTTTCTCTATTTTGTCTTTCTTTATTTAACTGTGTTAGTTCTCTAGCAATTTCCTTCGCCCTTTTTTTTGAATTTGTAGTTAATAATTCAACGGCTAATCTCGGATTACCAATTCTTCCAGATGCATTAATTTTTGGAGCCAATATAAAGCCAATATGACCTGCATTTATTTTCTTATTTGTAAGTTCTGAAATATCAATTAATTCCTTTAGTCCAATATTGCTTGTATTGTTTAATACATCAAGTCCCACCTTAGTTATTATTCTATTTTCATCAACCAAAGGAGCAATATCGGAGACAGTACCAAAAGCAGCTAAGTCGATAATTTCATTAACAAAGAGATTGAATTCATCTTTTAACAAAGCCTGAACTATTTTAAAAACAATTCCAGCTCCGCAAAGCATATCAAATGGATAAGAGCAATCTGTCCTTTTAGGATTTATAACTTCATATGAGTTAGGAATTTCTTCTTGAGGGTTATGATGATCAGTTATTATTAAATCTAAACCAATGGTCTTTGCAAAGTCAGCTTCTTTCACCGACGTTATACCACAATCAACTGAAATAACAAGTGATACACCTTTATTTTTAATATTTTCAAGTGCCAAAGAGTTTATTCCATACCCTTCTTTTTCTCTATCTGGAATATAAAATATAGCTTCATAATTTATTTTCTGAAAATACTTTAAAAAAATAGAAATACTAGTTATTCCATCAACATCATAATCACCGTATATACATATTTTTTCTTTACTTTTAATAGCTTCTGCAATTCTACTAGTAACTTTGTCCATTCCATTAAGTAAAAAAGGATCATATAGTTTAGACAAAGTAGGATGCAAAAATTTATCAACAATTTCTTTTTTTATTAATCCTTTATTTTCTAAAACTCTTTTCGTAACATTAGTTAACGTAACATCATTAAGTAAACCAATGTTTTCCTTGTTTTTTTCTTGCCATAAAAACTCTTTATATTTCATTTTTCACCTATTTTGATATATCGACTTTTAATTCACGTTGACTTTCTGCTGCCTTATACTTTTCGTTTTCTTCTAGTAATTTATCATTATTTTCTACGAGTTCTTCTTTTTCAGATGATAGCTTTTGATAATCTTTTTCTAATGTTTTGAATTTCTTTTCACTTTCTTTAATTTTCATAGTAGACTTAATTTTTTTAAATACACTAAGTAAATATACTACAATAGCTCCAAGCGAAGCGGAAACTAGAATAACTACCGCCTGTGAAGTTTGAAACTTTGAGAATAACACATTAATTGTCACAGTTTCAGCATTAAGAAGTGCAAATAAAGCAACAATAATCGCAAATAATAATGAAATAATAAATGTAAATTGCATATTTTTTCTCCTTTTTAGTTTAATAACTATATTATAAACTATTTAGTTCAAATTAAAAAGACAGTTTATAAAAATATATATTACAATTGAAAAAGCGCAGTTACCTAAGTAACCGCGCCTAAATCAAAGTATTTATAAATTTATCCGATGCCTTAGAGTTCTAATACCCCCACTTCTTAAAAAAAGTGGGGGATAAAGAACTCTAAAAAGGCCCTGGATTATGTTTTCTAAGATTCAGCGGGAGTAAAAACTCCCTCTGAATCTTAGAAATTCATTTATGCTTTTGAATAATGTTTTTGAACTTTTTCTTTTTTAGTTTTCCACAAAGCCCAAATTGGAGAAGCAATAAATATTGAAGAATATGTTCCAACAATAACTCCTGACATTAAAGGAAATGCAAAATCTTTTATTTGCTCAACACCAAGGAAATACAAACTTCCAATTACTACCAAAGTTGTAAGTGAAGTGTTTAATGACCTTGTAATAGTTTGAAGAATACTATTATTTGCAACTTCCATAAAAGGTTCTTTTTTTCTTCTTCGCATATTTTCACGAACTCTATCGAAAACAACAATCGTATCATTTATTGAGTAACCAACAATTGTAAGTATTGCCGCAATAAATGAAGAATTTACTGGAATTCTAAAAATAGCATAAACTGCAAGCAAAACTAAAACGTCATGTAAAAGAGCAGTAATTGCAGAAACTCCATATACGTATTCAAATCTAAAAGTTATATAAATTAACATACAAACTGATGCCGCTAAAATAGCTAACAATGCTTTATTTTGAATTTCTTTACCAATTGAAGGTCCAAATTGTTCAACTGATCTAAATACTGTATCTTTATCCAATTTATATTTTTCAACAAATGCAGCCAATATTTTTATTCTTTCATCATTTGATATAGATGCTTTTGTTTTAATGATTATTTCATGCTTTTCTTGACCTGCATGAACAATCTCTGCATTAAGATTAAAATCTTTTATTACTGATTGAACTTCATCAACTGGAGCTGTTTGTCCAAGATCAATTTGCATCATAGTTCCACCTGTAAAATCAATACCGTAATTTAATCCAGTAGTAGCCATTATAATAAGACCAATTAGAATAACTGCTAAAGAAATTCCAAACCAAATTTTATATTTTCCTACAATATTCATTTAATTACCCCCTCTTACGCCATACATTTTATTACTATTAAATCCTTTAAAACTAAGAGAAGATTTCAGCAAAGTTTTTGTCACAACTACAGCTGTAAACATACTAGTAACAATACCAATCATAAGCGTTACAGCAAATCCTTTTATAGGTCCTTCACCAAATGTAAATAGAACAATAGCTGCAATAAATGTTGTAACATTTGAATCTATAATAGTCCTAAGTGCTCTTGAAAAACCAGAGTCAATAGAAGCACGAAGAGTTTTTCCATTTCTTAATTCTTCTTTTATTCTTTCAAATATAATAACGTTCGCATCAACTGCCATACCAAGTGAGAGTACAATACCAGCAACACCTGGAAGTGTTAAAGTAGCATTGAATCCTACCATAATAAATAATAATACTCCTGCATATAGTACTAAAGCAATACTTGCTATAAAACCAGGTACTCTGTAAAATACCAACATAAATAATACCACTAGTAATAAACCAATTTTTGCAGCATTAACACTTGTTTTAAGTGCATCTAAGCCTAATGTAGGTCCTATTACAGATGTTTGTACTTCATCCAAATTTACTGGAAGTGCACCACCTCTTATAAGAGATGCTAAATTAGTTGCTTCTTCTACTGTAAAGTTACCAGTAATAACCGCTTTTCCGTCACCTATTACAATACTTGTGTATGGTGCAGAAATAACATTATCATCTAAAATAATTGCAATTTGTCCTTTACCGCCTGGATAAGCCACTGCACTTTCAGTAGCAGTTCTAAATAATTTTGTTCCCTCAGTGTTAAATTCTAAACCTACTCCAGGTTTATTGTATTTATCAAAAGATAATTTTGAATCTTTTACTTCTTGTCCAGTTAAAATCTGAGTTCCAACAAAAGCATCTTTTGTCATTCCACTTCTTGCAACAGACTTTTGATCAACTAATACAAACTCTAATTGTGCAGTTTTACCAATCATTGAAATAGCATCATTTGCATTTTTTACTCCAGGTAATTCAATCCTAATTCTTTTATCACCTTGAATTGTAATATTAGGCTCAGTTAACCCCATAGAATTAACCCTTCTAACAATTACATTTTTTGTTTGATTCATAAGCTGAAGTAAATCACTTCCTGTAGCATCTGTCTTTGCTTCGTAAACTACAACTACTCCACCTTCAATATCTAATCCCAGTTTCATCGAATCAGCTATTGATTTTACTCCAAATGTCCCACTACCTACTCCATTAAGCGCTAAGTAACTTACACCGCAAATTAATAGAACAATTACGAGAAAAACTGCTACACCGTTTTTTTTCATCTTTTTCCCTCCCGTTTATTTGTACTATAATAGAATAATATAATTTATTTATTATTACAATAGTAACTATTAGAATTTATTATATTTATACATATTATTTTATATATAATTTTGATAATTCCACGTAATGCTCCGCAGAGCTTTTTAAACTTTCAATTTCACTTTCACTTAAATTCCTTACAATTTTCATAGGTGATCCATATACTAATGAATTTTTTGGAATAACTTTATTCTCAGAAACCAATGATCCTGCACCAACAATAACATTTTCTTCAACAATAGCACCATCAAGTATAATAGCACCCATACCAATCAAAGAATTATCTTTTATAGTGCACCCATGAACAATAGCACCATGACCAACTGTAACGTTCTTACCAATTATAGTAGGATGATTATCATCACAGTGAATCACAGTATTATCTTGAATATTTGTATTTTCACCTATAATAATTTTATTAACATCTGCTCTAATAACAACATTAAACCAAATACTTGCATTTTTATCTATTTTTGTTCTTCCAATTACAGTAGCATTATCTGCTATAAAAGTATTATTATCGATAATTGGAACAAATTCTTTAAAAGTTAAAATCAATTTATTCACCACCAAGCAATGTTTTAGCTTTAATATAAATTGAACATTCTAGTCTTTTCTTTTCCATTTCGCAACCTAATTCATATGGTT includes:
- a CDS encoding adenine phosphoribosyltransferase gives rise to the protein MDLKNYIREVQDFPKEGIGFKDITTLLNNGEVFKKTIDMCVENVSEFDFDVIVGPEARGFIVAAPMSYALSKSFVPIRKPGKLPSETVSIEYELEYGVDKLEIHKDAIKKGQKVLIADDLLATGGTVNAIVKLIESMGAEVVGMVFIMELSFLNARDLIGDYNIKSLIKY
- the recJ gene encoding single-stranded-DNA-specific exonuclease RecJ; the encoded protein is MKYKEFLWQEKNKENIGLLNDVTLTNVTKRVLENKGLIKKEIVDKFLHPTLSKLYDPFLLNGMDKVTSRIAEAIKSKEKICIYGDYDVDGITSISIFLKYFQKINYEAIFYIPDREKEGYGINSLALENIKNKGVSLVISVDCGITSVKEADFAKTIGLDLIITDHHNPQEEIPNSYEVINPKRTDCSYPFDMLCGAGIVFKIVQALLKDEFNLFVNEIIDLAAFGTVSDIAPLVDENRIITKVGLDVLNNTSNIGLKELIDISELTNKKINAGHIGFILAPKINASGRIGNPRLAVELLTTNSKKRAKEIARELTQLNKERQNREKLIVEEALKYIDENLDPINEKILVVKGENWHTGIVGIVSSKISEKYYKPSIILNEENGILKGSARSVGDFDLFSALDSVKELFLKFGGHKQAAGLSMESINYEKLRIGVNNFADLEMKETDIIPKIKYDMSLLSKDINYKVLDELELLEPFGMGNSKPIFIYNNLNIDQFKCIGKEKNHLKITVHDEKRVYDSLGFSMAEKAELLRTNQSVNLAFSMERNNFRGVETIQFILKDIKMNEKLEFSKSDYFFNEYIIKIINTLEDTDFTELEEYIVNIFNKKLVSISEFLFFARNLLPNRDQIAIVYRFAIKNGKISLIKNKFSGILPYQVKIALYILKMNNLIIYDITDNEYYCEKTINNKKIDITASASYKSVQNYSFAVIDILKKNKYI
- a CDS encoding LapA family protein; amino-acid sequence: MQFTFIISLLFAIIVALFALLNAETVTINVLFSKFQTSQAVVILVSASLGAIVVYLLSVFKKIKSTMKIKESEKKFKTLEKDYQKLSSEKEELVENNDKLLEENEKYKAAESQRELKVDISK
- the secF gene encoding protein translocase subunit SecF, which translates into the protein MNIVGKYKIWFGISLAVILIGLIIMATTGLNYGIDFTGGTMMQIDLGQTAPVDEVQSVIKDFNLNAEIVHAGQEKHEIIIKTKASISNDERIKILAAFVEKYKLDKDTVFRSVEQFGPSIGKEIQNKALLAILAASVCMLIYITFRFEYVYGVSAITALLHDVLVLLAVYAIFRIPVNSSFIAAILTIVGYSINDTIVVFDRVRENMRRRKKEPFMEVANNSILQTITRSLNTSLTTLVVIGSLYFLGVEQIKDFAFPLMSGVIVGTYSSIFIASPIWALWKTKKEKVQKHYSKA
- the secD gene encoding protein translocase subunit SecD, with the translated sequence MKKNGVAVFLVIVLLICGVSYLALNGVGSGTFGVKSIADSMKLGLDIEGGVVVVYEAKTDATGSDLLQLMNQTKNVIVRRVNSMGLTEPNITIQGDKRIRIELPGVKNANDAISMIGKTAQLEFVLVDQKSVARSGMTKDAFVGTQILTGQEVKDSKLSFDKYNKPGVGLEFNTEGTKLFRTATESAVAYPGGKGQIAIILDDNVISAPYTSIVIGDGKAVITGNFTVEEATNLASLIRGGALPVNLDEVQTSVIGPTLGLDALKTSVNAAKIGLLLVVLFMLVFYRVPGFIASIALVLYAGVLLFIMVGFNATLTLPGVAGIVLSLGMAVDANVIIFERIKEELRNGKTLRASIDSGFSRALRTIIDSNVTTFIAAIVLFTFGEGPIKGFAVTLMIGIVTSMFTAVVVTKTLLKSSLSFKGFNSNKMYGVRGGN